One region of Triticum aestivum cultivar Chinese Spring chromosome 6B, IWGSC CS RefSeq v2.1, whole genome shotgun sequence genomic DNA includes:
- the LOC123134416 gene encoding subtilisin-like protease SBT3.9 — protein sequence MERANQLHNIKLYMNSMCNLTLANSTDVKGNIVLCFSITSVFPIAQLYRLASAVVNNGGEGFIFTQQNADLLVAWQFRAMSIPCVSIDLEVAYKIIQYFSTSQNPVAKVSLSRTTTGSGFPDPKIAAFSSRGPSSVYPAVLKPDIAAPGVNILAAAPQVGIYKELGLYFFDSGTSMACPHVSGIIAMLKSLHPDWSPAAFKSALMTTDRGFAAYITDNNGLPLLADATPNKIADPFDYGAGFVNPTQASDPGLIYDTDASDYQKLFNCMYGSDTNGSCIATEKSLFDLNLPSIAIPNLKSSETVSRTVTNVGQVDAVYKAFVEPPAGVDMLVKPMVLVFGKDTSSQSFKVSFKATRKIQGDYTFGNLVWHDGGRHWVRIPIAVHVVIEDLYSTVS from the exons ATGGAAAGAGCAAATCAGCTTCACAATATCAAGCTCTACATGAATAGCAT GTGTAACTTGACTCTTGCAAACAGTACAGATGTGAAGGGAAATATTGTCCTTTGCTTCAGTATAACCTCTGTTTTCCCGATTGCTCAATTGTATAGATTAGCATCAGCAGTGGTCAACAACGGAGGAGAAGGTTTTATCTTCACGCAGCAAAATGCTGACCTTCTTGTTGCCTGGCAGTTTCGTGCCATGTCCATCCCATGCGTTTCTATTGATTTGGAGGTTGCTTACAAGATAATTCAGTATTTCAG TACCAGCCAGAATCCGGTAGCAAAGGTTTCTTTAAGTCGGACAACAACTGGAAGTGGATTTCCTGATCCAAAGATTGCAGCTTTCTCATCAAGGGGTCCAAGCTCCGTCTATCCTGCAGTGCTCAAG CCTGACATTGCTGCACCGGGGGTGAATATTTTAGCAGCAGCGCCACAGGTTGGTATTTACAAGGAATTGGGGCTCTACTTCTTCGATTCAGGGACATCGATGGCTTGCCCACATGTTTCCGGTATTATAGCCATGCTCAAGTCACTCCACCCAGACTGGTCACCTGCTGCTTTCAAATCAGCACTCATGACAACTGATAG GGGTTTTGCAGCATACATTACAGACAACAACGGTCTTCCATTACTAGCTGATGCAACCCCAAATAAGATTGCAGATCCTTTTGATTATGGAGCTGGATTTGTCAATCCGACTCAGGCGAGCGATCCTGGACTTATATATGATACCGATGCTTCAGATTACCAGAAATTGTTCAATTGCATGTATGGGTCAGATACAAACGGTAGTTGTATAGCAACTGAGAAATCCTTGTTTGACCTGAATCTCCCATCAATCGCCATCCCCAATCTCAAGTCATCGGAAACGGTATCAAGAACTGTCACCAATGTGGGCCAAGTTGATGCAGTGTATAAAGCATTTGTTGAGCCCCCTGCCGGTGTTGATATGCTGGTCAAACCCATGGTGTTGGTGTTTGGCAAGGATACAAGCTCACAGTCTTTCAAGGTGAGCTTCAAGGCAACACGAAAGATCCAAGGCGATTACACATTTGGTAATTTGGTGTGGCACGATGGAGGCAGACATTGGGTCCGAATCCCGATAGCGGTTCATGTTGTCATCGAAGATCTCTATTCAACCGTCTCCTAA